One Papaver somniferum cultivar HN1 chromosome 10, ASM357369v1, whole genome shotgun sequence genomic window carries:
- the LOC113315350 gene encoding uncharacterized protein LOC113315350: protein MTQTGLLGEKPAEFPMETNHQLALAKGNIPDDVEKYRRLVGRLIYLSVTRPDLAYSVHILSQFIQQPRMEHWEAALRVVRYLKKNPGQGILMRSDSALSLKGWCDSDWASCPLTRRSLAGWFVLLGFTHLLGDLGVHHAHGMNLFCDSQSA from the exons ATGACGCAGACTGGGTTATTGGGAGaaaaacctgcagaatttccaatgGAAACGAATCATCAGCTAGCATTGGCAAAAGGCAACATACCAGATGATGTGGAAAAATATAGACGATTAGTTGGTCGTCTGATTTATTTGTCAGTCACAAGACCAGACCTTGCTTACTCAGTGCATATTTTATCTCAATTTATACAACAACCAAGAATGGAACATTGGGAAGCAGCacttcgtgtggttagatatttgaaaaagaatccagGACAAGGAATTCTGATGCGTTCTGATAGTGCTCTTAGTTTAAAAggatggtgtgattcagattgggcaagctgTCCATTAACTAGACGTTCATTAGCAGGTTGGTTTGTCCTTCTTGGCTTCACACAT TTACTTGGTGATTTAGGAGTTCATCATGCTCATGGGATGAATCTCTTTTGTGATAGTCAATCAGCTTaa